In the Pseudonocardia sediminis genome, CTGGGGTGCTCCCGGCCGACGCTGGACAAGTGGCTCGACAAGGGCGCCGTCGCGGTGTGAGCGGCTCGGTCGCGACGTCGTTGCTTTGGGACTGCTTTGGCGGAACCGACGGGATTCCGGCTCACGACGCCTTCCTCCCGTCCAGCCAGTCCACCCGCGCCAGGGACTCCGCGTGGTGAGCTCGGGACGGGACAGGCCACTCGAGGTGCTGCGCGCACATGCTGGCCGCAGCGAGCCCGTCCCAGCCGTCGTTGGACGGAGAGTCGACGTCAGGCCACAACCGCGCCATCGCCACCGACACGTCGGACTTGTCGGCGTTCCCCCGCCCGGTCGCCCACTTCTTCAGGGTCGCCGGGTTCACGCTCACCACGCGCACGTTCCGACGGTGCAGGGCGTGCACGATCCGCCACCAGCAGCCAGCACGGTCCCACAGGGATCCGCCGGCGACCCGCGCTGTCACGCCCATCTCGATCCCGACCAGCGTCGTGTCGTCGGTCGCGTGCTCGAGGACCCCGGCTGCGATGCGGTAGAGGCGGCGATCCCGGTCGAGCAGGGACTCCGCGCGGCGGCCACTGGACTCAACGATTTCCGCTCGGGCGACGCACTGTGGTTCGGCATGGTCGATGATCCCGACGCCGGTACGGGTCAGGGACAGGTCGATTCCGAGGACTCTCACTGCTCGAACACCACCGTGAGTTCCGCCCCGTCGTAGCTGAGCGACTTGATCCGGCTGCCCGGCATCTCCGAGCACGACAGGGTGTGCCACTGCTCGGCGAGCTGCATCAGCCTGGCCGGGTCCAGGGACTTCTGCTGGTAGGTCCGGTACGTCAGGGTTGCGGAGACGCGGCGGATCTCGTCCCGGTCGATCTGTTCACTCACGACGTCTCCACCGCGCGGACGGGGACACCGTGACGGCGGCACTCGTCCACCAGCAGCCGCTCATAGAACCCGTGACCGGCCAGGGACGCCACGACGAGAGGCGGATGGGACCGTGCGATGGCCTGCACTGCCCGCACCCGCTCCACCACCGTCCCGGACCACAACCGGACCGGCTCCGACCTCAGTTGGCACGGCTTGTGCTCAAGAACCCACTCCGACGCCCACACGCACGCCGGGTCGTGGACGACGGTGATGGGCCGGCCGATCTCACGCCACACCTCCCACAGGGCGCGGCGTAGCGGTCGCGGGTCCCGGGACCCCGGTGACGCGACGACCGCGGTGCGCGGGTTCGGGTCCATCGGCGGTGGGTCCGGGCTGGGGTCCTGCCACGGCCGGGACCACGGCTCGGTGGGGAGAGCGCCACGGAGAGGCTCAGCGAGCGCGGTCACTTGACCACCTCCCCCGCCATGATCCGGTCGTAGATTAGATCTGAAGCTTCTTGTAAAGACGGCAGAGTCTCAGGGTGCCGAGACTTCCTACGAGTTCTCCCCGCGTTCTTGCATGAGAGGCACTGCCTATGCCCATACTTGGTCATCTTGTAACGGTCGATATTCGGCAAAATTAATAAGTGTCCGCGCGAGCATCGGACTTTGTCCGCATGCCGGTTCCGACCATGACGGATTCTGTCTGCGGCATTCTCAAGAGGAGTTCCCCACAGCAAGTTGCTTGCGTGATTGTTCCCTGGATCGCCATCATAGTGTCTAACTTGGCAGCCAGCGGGCCGGGGTCCGCCAAACGCTTCCAGTACCAGGATGTGAACGGCCACCGTCCTGGCTCCGGAGATGTTGACGTGGCTGTAACCAGTTCGGGGGTGGAAGTTTGGCTTAAGGATGACGCCTTTAAAAGTGCGACGACGCCCGGTGTAGTCAACAATCAGACGGGTCTTGCTCCGGACGCGACCATGCGACGAAACCTCGTACTTGTCGTCCCGGACTGTGGTCCGCCACCTCTCTTGCCCACCCTGCGGCGGACGCTGAGAGGAGACAGCTAGTTCCTGCGTTGCCGTCATCGTGCCTCTCCCGATCGCGGCTGAATCGCATCACGGCAGAAAGCGTCGTCGCCACGGTCATGGGAGCGCTCACGCGCCTGGTCGCCCTGATTGCACCGGCACGCGCGAGGACCGAACAGGGAAGCCACGGAAGAGTCAGCCAGCAGGTGCCGGGCGACGTCCTGCATCAGGGCCTTGTTGGCAGCAGGCACCTCGCTCCACGGCACGGCCGAGTCACGGCGGGTCTCGTAGCCGTGGTCCGGGGCCAGACGCTCATAGAGCTCGTGGAAACGGCGGGCCAGGAAGTCAGGAGCAGCGCTTTCGGGGACGTGCTCGGTGGTGGTCAATCGGGTCTCCGTTCAGGTGGGGAGCTGATCGGTCGGGGTGAGGTCGGAGGTGAGCGCGTCCAGGCTGAACTCGCCCTCGGCCGCACCGAGGAGGAAAGCGGCCCACTCCTCGTGGCTGAACCACAGGCGGGGCCCGCGGGACAGGTCCGAGTGCTGCACGTACACGCCCGTCCCGTGACCGTCCGCAGAGACGGCGACACAGCCTCCCGCCGCGCAGTACGAGCTGATGCGTGGCGTCATGACTTCTCCACCTTCGGGGACTTGAACGGATGCTGGTCCTCGTCGACCTCGCGGACGTGGCCGCCGGCGGAACGCTGACGAGCGTCAGGACGGGACAGGAGCTGGGCGGCGCCGATCGTCACCGGGTGCACGACCGGCCAGTCGGCGACGTCCGAGTCGCGCACGTGATCCGGGGTGATCGGCTTGGTGCTCGTCGGCGCCCAGCAGTTCGGGGCGACCTTCACTGCGCGGGGCGTGGACAGGTCCAGGCGGCGGCGCTGGTCATCGGGTGGCTGCATCCGCCAAATGCCGATCGGGTCGTCCTCCGGCGCGGTGGAAGGGGCGGACTCGCGGTCGCCGTAGAACTCCGACATCAGAGGTCACCGCCGCCGGTGGTGGGTGCCCCAGCAGCGCACGGGCGGTAGCGCGGCACCCATCCGGTAGAGGCGTCCACCGTGTAACCCGGAGGCCCGTGTCCCGATGGCAGAGGCCAGAACCGGGCGCTGCCATCGACGGCGTCCCACCCTGTGAGGTGCCCAGTCCGATCGCGGTAGCGCCCGCAATCGGAGCACAACCCGGGTGACGTCTCGACATAGCCTGGCGGGTCTTGGGTGGTGGGTGGCCCGGCAGCGGACCGCCAGAAGTCGACCAGCGGGCACAGCGTCGAGCGGCCGAGGGGCGAGTACGGATCGGTCTGTGTCAGCCACAGCGTCATCCCGTCTGCGAGCGCGTCCCCGGCGGCCCGCAGCGCGGCAGCCTCGGAGCGGAGACGGGCGATGTCCTGCATCAGGTGGTACCCGCAGGCGTCTGCCCCGCCCCCAGCGAGAAGTTCGTCGCACACCTGCCCGTGGCCTTCGTAGCGGCAGCAGCGCTGATCCCAGCCCACCGTCTCGTCGTCCGGTGCGGTGCCTCCTGCCCGGGGACCAGTAGCTGCGAGCAACGCGCGACGGGCTCGCCGGATCACGTCGTCGAGGCTGGTCGAACGACGGGTCTCGAGAGCGTCCGGCGCGTCCAGGTTGTCCAGCCACCGCGCGAACTCGTACACCGGCTCGGCGTCGGCTGTCCCTGCCCGGGGACCAGCAGCCGCGCCGGGTACAGATCCGCACGTGCGGCACGCGCCCATCGCCTGGTTCTCGATCAGAGTCGCGACGACAGGGTGCTCCGGGTCAGCGGGCAGGTACTGACCGAAGGAAGCCTCGGCGCGGTCCACGACCCACCGCCGGACCGACTGACGGCACTCAGGGCAGGGGATGAAGTCGTCGGCGGGCGGTGCGGTTTCGTCTCCTGCGGTCATCGCTGCGCCTCCACCATCTCCTCGACATGGAGCTGCTGGTGAACCGTATCGGCGCCGTGCAGAAGAGTCAGGTCCAGGACGTTGTTGACCAGACTCCAGCCCACATCCAGCACCTCGACCGGTAAACCCCCAGGTGCCGGGTGGCCGTTGACCGCCACAAGCCGATCACCGACCCGCAGGTCGCCTGCCTTGCATATCGTCGTTTCGCTCACGACTCGTCACCGTCCACGTGCTCCGGGCGCTTGTGGCAGCGCGGGCACTCCACGCGCGGCTCACCGAACAGATTCGTCGCGAGGCTGTCCCGGGAACCGTGCGGGTGAGTGCAGGTCTCGCGGATCGCGCGTCGCCATCGGGTCTGCACAACCTGGAACACCTCGCTGGCACCCCACTCGCCTCTCGGCGGCCACGGCGGGGCGCCAGGCGCGGAGACGAGCCGGCGGATGGAATCCATCGTCGGGACCTGCAGGGGCTCCCACTCGACGTCGTTCACTGCTCCTCCTCCCACGGGGACTCAGTGCGGGTGGTCGACACAGTGCGAGACTCGACGCGCAGATCGGTGTAGCCGTCAGCCGACAGGTGCGCCAGAAAGATGTCTAGACCGAACCGGCGGATCAGGTCGTCGTCGTGGAAGCGCGAGTTCCCGTCCGGGTGGGTCCCGGCGACGCGGCGCTCTCGGACCGTCTCGGTGGTGGTGTCTCCTGCCGGCGGAAACCGGTTCGAGGGATGGATCGGGCCCGGGTTGTGCGACCACGGCACCAGCCGACGA is a window encoding:
- a CDS encoding crossover junction endodeoxyribonuclease RuvC; the protein is MRVLGIDLSLTRTGVGIIDHAEPQCVARAEIVESSGRRAESLLDRDRRLYRIAAGVLEHATDDTTLVGIEMGVTARVAGGSLWDRAGCWWRIVHALHRRNVRVVSVNPATLKKWATGRGNADKSDVSVAMARLWPDVDSPSNDGWDGLAAASMCAQHLEWPVPSRAHHAESLARVDWLDGRKAS
- a CDS encoding NUMOD4 motif-containing HNH endonuclease codes for the protein MTATQELAVSSQRPPQGGQERWRTTVRDDKYEVSSHGRVRSKTRLIVDYTGRRRTFKGVILKPNFHPRTGYSHVNISGARTVAVHILVLEAFGGPRPAGCQVRHYDGDPGNNHASNLLWGTPLENAADRIRHGRNRHADKVRCSRGHLLILPNIDRYKMTKYGHRQCLSCKNAGRTRRKSRHPETLPSLQEASDLIYDRIMAGEVVK
- a CDS encoding DUF397 domain-containing protein, which codes for MTPRISSYCAAGGCVAVSADGHGTGVYVQHSDLSRGPRLWFSHEEWAAFLLGAAEGEFSLDALTSDLTPTDQLPT